The window CTGCTCCACGATGATGGCTGGGATTCCGCGTGGACGACACCGGCGCCCGGTGACACCAACGAAATCGTCGCGCTCTATACGACCTGGGACGAGACCTACTTGTACATTGCGGTGCATGGCAAGGTATACGGAAACAGCTGGCTGCTCTACATCGACACCGATCCTAATGGACCCAACGGCGAGGATGATCTCACCGCGATTGACGCCTGGGAACGGGGCGCCTCTTTCTCCTGCCCCGGTTTCCTGGTCGATTTTGAGTATGGCTGTTACCAGCACCAGTCCCCCTATGACGGCAACGGACTGTGGAGGATCCTCTCGCCGACGACCACCGAGAATGTCACCGAGCAGGTGATTCTCGCCTTCGACTCGGCCCATTTCTACGGCGACGAAGGTGGGAGCGAGTTGGCGATTCCCTGGGATGTTCTCTATGAATTGGGCCCCGGACTGGTTCCGGTCGGCGCGCAGGTTTCGGTGGTCGCCTCCATCTGCTGGGACCCGGAACCTGACGGTGAGCTGGGTGGCGATTCCGCGCCCAGCAATCTCATCGCCGATCTGCCGGAATTGGACAATTGCATCTCCTTCATCGTCGATGGCGATCATGACGGACTGCCCGATATACCGGACAGTGATGTGCCATGGGAAAACAGCTCACCGGCGCAAGCGACAATCCAGCTGAGTCCGAATCATCCCAATCCCTTCTCCGCGGGAACGACGATTCATCTGCACCTGAATTCCGGAAATGACGCGTCATCCCAGCTCCTGCCGGTTCACCTGCGCGTTTTTGATATAGGCGGCCGGTGTGTGAGGAATCTCTACTCCGGATCGCTTTTGGCCGGCGGACATCAACTCTATTGGGACGGCCTTGATGACAACGGCATCCATCTCGCCAGCGGTAATTACATGATCCGAGCCGAATCGGGGAGGAAGAGGGTGTCGCAAATGATCACGATTGTGCGGTAGATCTGAAAGACCCCGGGGGCGAAGTCCCCGGGGTCAAATTTCATTCCAGATATAGGCAAGCGCAAGACTCAGAACGAAGTTCTGAATGAAGCATAATCGGCCTACTTGCCTCCAACCGCCTTATCGCCGCCCTTGTCTCCGGACATCATGGGGCAAGCACCGGCGCACTTCTTTGCACAGGCCGTCGTGTCTTTGCCCGTACAAGCCGCCGCGCAAGCCTTCTGGCAGGCGGCGCCATCCCGTCCCGCACAAGCCTTGGCGCAAACTTCGGCGCATTTCTCTTTACATTTGCCGGTGCAGGTATCACCACACTCAGCTTTGCAGATCTCCTTGCATTGCTGCATCAGCTCCGGCGAACATTTCCCAGCACAAGCCCCGGCACAAGCCTTCTGGCAGGCGGCGCTATCCCCGCCCGCGCAAGCCTTTGCACAAGCCTCAGTACAAGCCTTCTGGCAGGCCTTGTTGCAGGCGGCGTCATCGGCCAGCCCTGAATTTAAATCGGATGATGGAATGGCAATATCATCGCTCGATGAGGTGACATCACCCTTTTCAGTTGAAGTATCCCCACTGCATCCAACCGCCACGAAACCGAACCCAAACAAACAAACGATCATTAAGATCGACAGAAATCGAGTCATCAAATCACTCCTCATTTTGATCCATCCTCTCTGGTTCCCATTGGCTCCGGATTACAGACTCCGGAAACCCCTCCTCTCATCCCCATACTTCCACAACTTTGACGAAAGTATTGGAAATACCTCTCTTGTTGCTTCTCCGACAGCAACTGTTTCTCTTTCAACATCTGCTCAATGATCAGGCTCTGCATCTCCCGCTGATTATCGAGAATCTTTTCTTGGAGTTCGTTAATCCGGATCTGGTTTGGTTCCGCTGCAGCGATCTCATCGATCAACTCCGCACGGGGACCGTCCAAGCGGCGGCAAATGTCACAACGCTTTTGATTAAATTCCTCAATCAGGGGCAAGATCGAAGCCCGATCCTCGGCGGTGAAACCGATCCACTCATGGGGACCGCATTGGACACCGCATTCCGCCGGCACACCGTCATCGGAGTGCTGATTCCCCGGTATCGCCCTCGCGCCCCAGACAATGAGAATCGTCAGATTAAAGGCAAGGGAGAAGATGAAGATGACAGAGATGATTTTTCCTTTCATCGTTCCCTCTCCTGCGCCGCTAAATCCGCGACCAATGCCAAATAGCTCTCCAGCAGAGATCCCTCGGGAGACGCTCCGAGGCAATCCTCGCCGTAAAGCAGCTGCGCCACGCCCCGTTCATCATTGACACCCTCGGTGGAAGCACCGGGCGGGGCGTTAAACAATTGTGATCCCATAAGACCGCCGAGAATCACACCCAGGGCTGATGCCGCCAGAGTTGCCGCACGGAGTCCTCTCCCCGCCACTCGCCACCATTCCAGCGGCCGGAGCAGAGATTCAAAAAGGCTCTCCCGGTCAAACATGATCTTGCGCTCGGCGGCCAGCAGGACCCGCGCATGAAATCCATCCGGCGGATCCGACTCACCAAAATCATGAAGAAAGTTAATGATCCGGCGGCGCTCCCGCGCCTCGGCCCGGCACAAATCACACTGTTTGAGATGCTGTTCTATCAGACGCGCTTCCTCCGGCGCACAAACCCCGGAGTTATAGGTATCAAGGATAGCCTTCACCTGATCACATCTCATTTCATCTCCTCCACCTTTATAACGTGGCAAAATCGGAAATCCCCCCATAAACCAGATCCCTAAAGGGAATCGCAGCCCTCTTCATCCGGCAGCAGGCGCCTCAAACGCTCCCGCGCGCGCGCCAGGTGCCGTTCCACGGCCTTCTCTGAACCGCCGATCACTCCGGCGATCTCCGCATGCCGAAGTCCGTCATAGTATTTCAGGACGATCGCCACACGCTGTTTCGGCGGCAGGGTAAGAAGGGCCGCGCGGACCCGCTTGCATCGTTCATCGTCTTCCCGGATTTGAGATGGCGAGGGATCGGTGCTCTGGGGATCGGGCGCCTGATCGGTATAGATTGGCCGTTTTTTGCGCGACCGGTCGATGCAAAGCCGGCCGACAATCCGCAGGAGGTAGGCCCGAAGACTGCCGGTGGATTGGAAAGGAGACTTGGCCGTCAGCGCTCTAAGGAAGGTCTCTTGAGCCAGATCCTCCGCCTCGACGGCATCACCGGTAAAACGAAGGGCCGCATTCCAGATACATTTTTGATAACGGCGGACAACCTCGTCAAAAGCGCCCAAATCACCGCCGGCGACGCGCCGTATCAAAGCGTCATCGGAGGAATTGTCGGTGGGTCGCATCATACCGTCACCGGTTCCTATGTCCCCCGAGGCTCCATCCGCCCTTTGTGGCCGGATTCGGGAATTTAGTGAATGCCGACTAGTGATTGCCGAAGGGATTATACCCTTCGATCGTAAAAGGGGACGCGCGCCAGAGATTCTCACCCAAATTGTAATAGGGCT is drawn from Candidatus Eisenbacteria bacterium and contains these coding sequences:
- a CDS encoding sigma-70 family RNA polymerase sigma factor, with amino-acid sequence MMRPTDNSSDDALIRRVAGGDLGAFDEVVRRYQKCIWNAALRFTGDAVEAEDLAQETFLRALTAKSPFQSTGSLRAYLLRIVGRLCIDRSRKKRPIYTDQAPDPQSTDPSPSQIREDDERCKRVRAALLTLPPKQRVAIVLKYYDGLRHAEIAGVIGGSEKAVERHLARARERLRRLLPDEEGCDSL
- a CDS encoding periplasmic heavy metal sensor, which encodes MKGKIISVIFIFSLAFNLTILIVWGARAIPGNQHSDDGVPAECGVQCGPHEWIGFTAEDRASILPLIEEFNQKRCDICRRLDGPRAELIDEIAAAEPNQIRINELQEKILDNQREMQSLIIEQMLKEKQLLSEKQQERYFQYFRQSCGSMGMRGGVSGVCNPEPMGTREDGSK